In a genomic window of Saccharothrix sp. HUAS TT1:
- a CDS encoding helix-turn-helix domain-containing protein, translated as MSEADAVEHLLELLDLLATDAGSERLAAVLPAARAAGVPDAELDRVARATEWALRIRRTLTAHRRREAELEALFDTANDLAGVRDPDAVLRSIVRRARLLLGADIAYLSMNEPGRGTYMRVTDGSISALFQQVRLGMGEGLGGLVAQTARPYVTADYFADDRFDHTGPIDAAVRDEGLVAILGVPLKLDRRVIGVLYAANRSPRQFPPDEVALLSSLADHVAIALDTAHLLEETRSAGETIRAHNEAMRRAEDAHDRLTDLVLRGADVPEVAAAVAKVLDGGIVVHDSDGVELARIGATRAPEPRAAVNASRASGRAIPQDGTWVCAVLAGRELLGSITLTDRPDLGDADRRLFERAGVVTALLLLLRRTVAEAENKVRGELITDLLTAVVDPVALRARARRVGVELVSDHVVLVADGPRDRLLAAAAHHASSCRGLAGAHGEHVVLVLPGADLACAAKDAARVLGQAVGLPVTVGSGGPAHGPAEVAAAHAEAVRCLKALLQLGREGTGGTLADLGFVGVLLGDRADIAGYVRSTLGPLLDYDSSRGTELVRTVTAYFACGANLSRAKDELHVHVNTVVQRLDRVASLLGDDWQSPERVLEVQLALKLMKVLGG; from the coding sequence ATGAGTGAGGCGGACGCGGTGGAGCACCTGCTGGAACTGCTCGACCTGCTCGCGACCGACGCGGGCAGCGAGCGGCTGGCGGCGGTGCTCCCCGCGGCCCGCGCGGCGGGCGTGCCGGACGCCGAGCTGGACCGCGTCGCCCGCGCCACCGAGTGGGCGCTGCGGATCCGCCGCACGCTCACCGCGCACCGCCGCCGCGAGGCCGAGCTGGAAGCGCTGTTCGACACGGCCAACGACCTGGCGGGCGTGCGCGACCCGGACGCCGTGCTGCGGTCCATCGTGCGGCGGGCCCGCCTGCTGCTCGGCGCGGACATCGCCTACCTGAGCATGAACGAGCCCGGCCGCGGCACGTACATGCGGGTCACCGACGGCTCGATCTCGGCGCTGTTCCAACAGGTCCGGCTCGGCATGGGCGAGGGCCTGGGCGGGCTGGTGGCGCAGACCGCGCGGCCGTACGTCACCGCCGACTACTTCGCCGACGACCGGTTCGACCACACCGGTCCCATCGACGCCGCCGTGCGCGACGAGGGCCTGGTCGCGATCCTCGGCGTGCCGCTCAAGCTGGACCGCCGGGTGATCGGCGTGCTCTACGCGGCCAACCGCTCGCCGCGCCAGTTCCCGCCGGACGAGGTCGCGCTGCTGTCGTCGCTGGCCGACCACGTGGCGATCGCGCTGGACACCGCGCACCTGCTGGAGGAGACGCGGTCGGCGGGCGAGACGATCCGCGCGCACAACGAGGCCATGCGCCGCGCCGAGGACGCCCACGACCGGCTCACCGACCTGGTGCTGCGCGGCGCGGACGTGCCCGAGGTGGCCGCCGCCGTGGCCAAGGTGCTCGACGGCGGGATCGTGGTGCACGACAGCGACGGCGTCGAGCTGGCCCGCATCGGCGCCACCCGCGCCCCCGAGCCCCGCGCGGCGGTCAACGCGTCCCGGGCCAGCGGTCGGGCCATCCCGCAGGACGGCACGTGGGTGTGCGCCGTGCTGGCCGGCCGGGAGCTGCTGGGCAGCATCACCCTCACCGACCGCCCGGACCTCGGCGACGCCGACCGCAGGCTGTTCGAGCGCGCGGGCGTGGTGACCGCCCTGCTGCTGCTCCTGCGCCGCACGGTCGCCGAGGCGGAGAACAAGGTCCGCGGCGAGCTGATCACCGACCTGCTGACCGCCGTCGTCGACCCGGTCGCGCTGCGCGCCCGGGCCCGCCGGGTTGGAGTGGAGCTGGTGTCCGACCACGTCGTGCTGGTCGCCGACGGCCCCCGGGACCGGCTCCTCGCCGCCGCCGCGCACCACGCGTCGTCGTGCCGCGGGCTGGCGGGCGCGCACGGCGAGCACGTGGTGCTGGTGCTGCCCGGCGCGGACCTGGCGTGCGCGGCGAAGGACGCGGCCAGGGTGCTGGGGCAGGCGGTCGGCCTGCCGGTGACCGTCGGCTCGGGCGGCCCGGCGCACGGCCCGGCCGAGGTCGCCGCCGCGCACGCCGAGGCCGTGCGGTGCCTCAAGGCGTTGCTCCAACTGGGCCGCGAGGGCACCGGCGGCACCCTCGCCGACCTCGGTTTCGTCGGCGTCCTGCTCGGCGACCGCGCCGACATCGCGGGCTACGTGCGGTCCACCCTCGGCCCGCTGCTGGACTACGACTCCAGCCGGGGCACCGAGCTGGTCCGGACGGTGACGGCGTACTTCGCCTGCGGCGCGAACCTGAGCCGGGCCAAGGACGAGCTGCACGTGCACGTGAACACGGTGGTGCAGCGGCTGGACCGGGTGGCGAGCCTGCTGGGCGACGACTGGCAGTCGCCGGAACGGGTGCTGGAGGTCCAGCTGGCGCTCAAGCTGATGAAGGTGCTGGGCGGGTAG